A single Lolium perenne isolate Kyuss_39 chromosome 6, Kyuss_2.0, whole genome shotgun sequence DNA region contains:
- the LOC127310449 gene encoding uncharacterized protein encodes MQQTQHNFDQARHDNGRVMIRDFLQLNPRSFDSTPEPLDADDWVHDVNRMLHTAGVAPEDKVRFATHLLTGGSAAWWENFLEMRPANAPDVTWEEFREAFRSHHIPEGLMDRMKEKFLSLVQGNKDVMAYSIEFSRLARYGGEEVSTDAKKQKRFRNGLKPALKYALTHVSTDTFDKLVNTAIKEESGRLAFKESRKHTREVGAPSSAPPQKRRLWVPYPAPPGQATQAGYAPRAAHAGYAPRPPTPQLQQRTYQSPPRPAYGGPRPMGPRADPTCYKCGQVGHISTFCPQKLPPPPPRSTATNAMVRAPAPGRAFNNNTRQGPRAARVNNINVEQAEQATDVVLDADAEQYEQEYELPLEDCVGASTSDLTGTTDDEQYAGGYFVEFTNDDFIA; translated from the exons ATGCAGCAAACCCAGCACAACTTCGATCAAGCTCGTCATGACAATGGTCGAGTGATGATCCGGGACTTCTTGCAGTTGAACCCGCGATCGTTCGACTCTACTCCTGAACCgctggatgcagatgattgggTGCACGATGTCAACCGCATGCTCCACACAGCGGGAGTCGCTCCAGAAGACAAAGTGCGGTTTGCGACTCACCTACTGACAGGAGGGTCCGCAGCATGGTGGGAGAACTTCCTCGAGATGCGTCCCGCCAATGCTCCTGATGTCACTTGGGAAGAATTCAGGGAAGCTTTCAGAAGCCACCACATTCCTGAAGGGCTAATGGACAGGATGAAGGAGAAATTCCTCAGTCTTGTCCAGGGCAACAAAGACGTGATGGCATACAGCATCGAGTTCTCAAGGCTAGCTCGCTATGGTGGCGAAGAAGTGTCTACTGATGCCAAGAAGCAGAAGAGGTTCCGTAATGGCCTCAAGCCGGCACTCAAGTACGCGCTCACTCATGTCTCGACGGACACCTTTGACAAGCTGGTCAACACTGCTATCAAGGAAGAGTCGGGTAGGCTTGCGTTCAAGGAGTCACGCAAGCATACTCGAGAGGTTGGTGCTCCTTCTTCAGCGCCGCCTCAGAAGCGAAGGTTGTGGGTTCCTTATCCCGCACCGCCAGGACAAGCTACACAAGCTGGGTATGCTCCCCGCGCAGCACACGCTGGGTATGCTCCCCGCCCTCCCACCCCACAGCTTCAGCAGAGGACCTACCAATCTCCACCAAGGCCTGCTTATGGTGGACCAAGGCCGATGGGTCCACGTGCCGACCCCACATGCTACAAGTGTGGTCAGGTTGGGCACATCTCTACCTTCTGCCCTCAGaagcttcctccaccaccacctcgctcTACTGCAACAAATGCGATGGTTCGTGCACCAGCTCCGGGCCGTGCCTTCAACAACAACACCAGGCAAGGTCCGAGGGCTGCTCGCGTCAACAACATCAACGTTGAGCAAGCTGAACAAGCTACCGACGTCGTGCTTG acgccgACGCAGAGCAGTACGAGCAGGAGTACGAGCTCCCCCTGGAGGATTGTGTCGGTGCTTCTACCTctgatctgacag gtacgacagatgatgagcagtacgctggaggctactttgtcgagttcacgAACGACGACTTCATTGcgtag